From a region of the Panulirus ornatus isolate Po-2019 chromosome 34, ASM3632096v1, whole genome shotgun sequence genome:
- the LOC139759840 gene encoding uncharacterized protein codes for MQVLRVVMVAVAGAVLTQAAAVADTEDVDTVDVVESKELDVPEAKPSKYQATGRTFREWGQQLMEWMGFEDDYYDYDDYDYEYTYYFPQSSSAQVGYGIPAVGYISPSAGGEHSSYSSYTPVHVAPIRHFHHPARDDQYEEDGWSMTDVMFNVAATVVPLGLLLSALPTGLFTFAVRRRSLDEANYLQETIDPSEVPLLQALMDSDLLALTSRECQEKLFCELTRIGEHERASVMQQIFYYVSMLTPDFLSRKVGLAKLFRMSRAGKCDAFRCSATAVPTASAMAVQQLTDTNGITEVTTKPETETEVTTTE; via the exons ATGCAGGTactgagagtggtgatggtggcggtcgCGGGGGCCGTTCTCACCCAGGCAGCGGCTGTAGCGGACACCGAGGACGTGGATACCGTGGATGTGGTGGAGTCTAAGGAACTCGACGTGCCAGAAGCCAAGCCCAGCAAATACCAGGCTACAG GACGCACCTTCAGAGAGTGGGGACAGCAGCTCATGGAATGGATGGGCTTTGAAGATGACTACTACGACTATGACGACTATGACTACGAATACACCTACTACTTCCCCCAGAGCTCCTCGGCTCAGGTGGGCTATGGGATACCGGCTGTAGGTTACATCTCGCCATCAGCGGGTGGTGAACACTCCTCGTACAGCAGCTACACGCCCGTGCATGTGGCCCCCATACGGCACTTCCATCACCCTGCCAGGGATGACCA GTACGAGGAAGACGGATGGTCCATGACAGACGTGATGTTTAACGTGGCGGCCACCGTGGTACCCCTAGGCCTCCTGCTCTCCGCCCTCCCTACTGGCCTCTTCACATTCGCCGTCAGGAG ACGAAGCCTGGACGAGGCTAACTACCTGCAAGAGACGATCGACCCGTCTGAGGTGCCCCTCCTGCAGGCGCTGATGGACAGCGACCTGCTGGCCCTCACTTCTAGGGAGTGTCAGGAGAAGCTGTTCTGTGAGCTGACCCGCATCGGCGAGCACGAGCGAGCCTCCGTCATGCAGCAGATCTTTTACTACGTCTCTATGTT GACCCCAGACTTCTTGTCGCGCAAAGTGGGTTTGGCTAAACTGTTCCGCATGTCACGAGCCGGCAAATGTGACGCGTTCAGGTGCTCGGCCACAGCAGTCCCAACAGCTTCAGCTATGGCGGTGCAACAGCTTACAGACACTAACGGCATCACTGAAGTGACAACCAAACCCGAGACAGAGACCGAAGTGACTACCACAGAGTGA